The following coding sequences lie in one Silvanigrella aquatica genomic window:
- a CDS encoding Rpn family recombination-promoting nuclease/putative transposase, which translates to MEQELDLLDVKIDYAFKRIFGENEDIFINFTNSILNQPHNKKIKSVQFLNTEVNQESAFDKESRFDVLAQLNDGSFVNMEMQMSYTSEYEKRCLYYWTKLYEQQMFKGDRYKNLQPAICINILNYKYFKEKENYITELRVVDIETKNIFTQDFQIFLIEVPKALKESYTELSKWMRFLKGASREEIFSMDNPFILKAQEKLEYLSQDFQARIQYNSRQKYLHDYMSDTASKFEEGMEKGINIGVEKGEYKNKLENAKNFLQLGVSIDIISKATGLTKEEIEKLA; encoded by the coding sequence TTGGAACAGGAATTAGATTTATTAGATGTTAAAATTGACTATGCTTTTAAACGTATTTTTGGAGAAAATGAAGATATTTTTATTAACTTTACAAATAGTATTTTAAATCAACCACATAATAAAAAAATAAAATCGGTGCAGTTTTTAAATACCGAAGTAAATCAGGAAAGTGCCTTCGACAAAGAAAGCCGCTTCGACGTCTTAGCCCAGCTCAACGATGGCAGCTTTGTAAATATGGAAATGCAAATGTCCTATACCTCGGAATATGAGAAAAGATGCTTATATTATTGGACTAAATTATATGAACAGCAAATGTTTAAAGGGGATCGGTATAAAAATTTACAACCAGCTATTTGTATTAACATTCTTAACTATAAATATTTTAAGGAAAAAGAAAATTATATTACCGAACTACGCGTTGTTGACATAGAAACTAAAAATATTTTTACCCAAGATTTTCAAATTTTTCTTATTGAAGTTCCCAAAGCTTTAAAAGAATCGTATACTGAACTTAGCAAATGGATGCGCTTTTTAAAAGGCGCGAGCAGAGAGGAGATTTTTTCTATGGACAACCCTTTTATCTTAAAAGCACAAGAAAAATTAGAATACCTTAGCCAAGACTTCCAAGCCCGTATTCAATATAATTCCAGACAGAAATATTTGCATGATTATATGTCAGATACCGCTAGTAAATTTGAGGAAGGGATGGAAAAGGGAATTAATATTGGTGTTGAAAAAGGTGAATATAAAAACAAACTAGAAAATGCTAAAAATTTCTTACAACTTGGTGTGTCAATAGACATTATTAGCAAAGCCACAGGCCTCACCAAAGAAGAAATTGAGAAACTCGCATAA
- a CDS encoding DUF2190 family protein has product MRISNYISPSDIILAKPPYDVTAGQLFNIEKLVLVAMTDGQSKWPISAYTQGCFEFAVTGEVKAGSPVYYLDGSLTTDSSDEKAIPCGVAYSQVNGLIWEVMLMNMPKHA; this is encoded by the coding sequence ATGAGAATTAGCAATTATATTTCTCCTTCCGACATTATTCTTGCCAAGCCACCTTACGATGTGACAGCAGGACAGCTTTTTAACATTGAAAAACTTGTTTTAGTGGCCATGACAGATGGTCAAAGCAAATGGCCTATTAGTGCCTACACACAGGGTTGTTTTGAATTTGCAGTTACAGGCGAAGTGAAAGCAGGCTCCCCTGTTTATTACCTCGACGGCAGCTTAACCACAGATTCCAGCGATGAAAAAGCCATTCCTTGTGGCGTGGCTTACTCCCAAGTAAACGGCCTAATTTGGGAAGTGATGTTAATGAACATGCCAAAACACGCCTAA
- a CDS encoding phage tail sheath subtilisin-like domain-containing protein, giving the protein MVSFNEIGHSRLPWMWVEFDNSLAVKSTPQWKTLILGTKKLKGSAEFEKPYLVTSTSSAVELFGENSLLHTQIESYKANDSLNETWAYAFPRSNTVAPAVGKLRIHVKNGIAESSQYEGNFEINIGGTVLSVAAAKTGEATRKAIADAIKANTELGLSAEVEKIGEEHFVKLTSLHAEDFYDNTYLGIEKCPAGYEVQVTPFSSGVNTFNFKKLFEVMGDEKFNCLVCPFTETQILKSLSDEMDKRWGAQTQNDGFVCLTTNSNPQNAISMGQNLNSQCMTLFSSFGIPDSTSKINAAIAGQISRSASIDPAMPLQTLPLRGIHAPCLGKRTRFEERNTLLNNGISTLTCVANLVQIERALTTYKKGKSGLNDESYLSLEHVLTLSYIRNDFRNYFWNKYARYKLADDGTHFRAGQKVMTPKLAKAEAISRFNEWEADGLVQNAADFTKNLIVERNTQNRNRLDFLLPPTVMSQLVQVAAQIQFRI; this is encoded by the coding sequence ATGGTATCATTTAATGAAATTGGACACTCCCGTTTGCCATGGATGTGGGTTGAATTTGACAATTCTTTAGCAGTTAAATCAACACCACAATGGAAAACATTAATTTTAGGAACAAAAAAACTCAAAGGCTCAGCCGAATTTGAAAAACCATATTTGGTAACATCGACTTCTTCCGCTGTAGAGTTATTTGGTGAAAATTCCTTGCTACATACGCAAATTGAATCTTATAAGGCCAATGACTCCCTTAACGAAACATGGGCTTATGCATTTCCACGTTCCAATACCGTAGCCCCTGCTGTGGGTAAATTACGCATTCATGTTAAAAATGGCATTGCCGAAAGCAGCCAATACGAAGGTAATTTTGAAATTAATATTGGGGGCACAGTGCTTTCAGTGGCGGCAGCAAAAACCGGTGAAGCGACAAGAAAAGCCATTGCCGATGCCATTAAAGCAAATACAGAACTTGGTCTCAGCGCCGAAGTAGAAAAAATAGGCGAAGAACACTTTGTCAAACTGACTTCACTGCACGCCGAAGATTTTTACGACAACACCTATTTAGGAATTGAAAAATGTCCCGCAGGATATGAAGTGCAAGTGACACCTTTTTCAAGCGGTGTGAACACCTTTAATTTCAAAAAATTATTTGAAGTCATGGGCGATGAAAAATTCAATTGCCTTGTGTGCCCTTTCACAGAAACACAAATTTTAAAATCTTTGTCCGACGAAATGGACAAACGTTGGGGTGCGCAAACACAAAATGATGGATTTGTCTGTCTCACAACAAATAGCAATCCTCAAAATGCCATTTCCATGGGACAAAATCTCAATTCACAATGTATGACATTGTTTAGTTCCTTTGGCATTCCCGATAGCACATCGAAAATTAATGCGGCTATTGCAGGACAAATTTCACGCAGTGCTTCCATTGACCCTGCCATGCCTTTGCAAACATTACCTTTACGCGGCATTCACGCGCCTTGCCTTGGCAAAAGAACCCGTTTTGAAGAACGTAACACATTATTAAACAATGGCATTTCCACTTTAACGTGCGTGGCAAATTTAGTGCAAATTGAACGCGCCTTAACCACATACAAAAAAGGAAAATCGGGATTAAATGATGAAAGTTACCTTTCCTTAGAACACGTTTTAACTCTCTCTTACATTCGTAACGATTTCAGAAATTATTTTTGGAATAAATACGCACGCTATAAATTAGCCGACGATGGCACTCATTTTAGAGCGGGACAAAAAGTCATGACACCTAAGCTTGCTAAAGCCGAAGCCATTTCACGCTTTAACGAATGGGAAGCCGATGGCCTTGTGCAAAATGCCGCCGACTTTACCAAAAATTTAATTGTAGAACGTAACACACAAAACAGAAACCGTCTGGATTTCTTGTTACCTCCTACAGTTATGAGTCAACTTGTTCAAGTTGCAGCGCAAATTCAATTTAGAATATAA
- a CDS encoding phage tail tube protein, translating into MSNNIKGGRITFRIDGKSYDCLGDFKYGIGADKRESIVGTSGVIGYSTIAQIPFIEGDIVKGHLLSGIDLSEIDGSTITLDLADGTTFALYNAWCVNDKGMELETKQGKITLRFEGTKGLEIGA; encoded by the coding sequence ATGAGCAATAATATTAAAGGTGGCCGCATTACATTTCGTATAGATGGAAAATCTTACGACTGCTTGGGCGATTTCAAATACGGCATTGGCGCCGACAAACGTGAATCCATCGTGGGAACAAGTGGCGTCATTGGTTACTCCACCATTGCACAAATTCCCTTTATTGAAGGTGACATTGTCAAAGGTCATTTATTAAGCGGCATTGATCTCTCCGAAATTGATGGCTCCACCATCACTCTCGATCTCGCCGACGGCACCACATTTGCACTGTACAATGCTTGGTGTGTCAACGACAAAGGCATGGAATTAGAAACAAAACAAGGCAAAATTACCCTTAGGTTTGAAGGCACTAAAGGCTTGGAGATTGGCGCATGA
- a CDS encoding phage tail assembly protein, whose amino-acid sequence MSLTTKEPKEEKKAKVKYAKVIKLTKPLKDLDETITELKFVEMTLDDIMDYSITDLQKNKVILSLTASLTGNRVEVIKKMCFADYFKCIEVITNFFMSSQATSDNS is encoded by the coding sequence ATGAGTTTAACGACAAAAGAACCTAAAGAAGAAAAAAAAGCAAAGGTGAAATACGCAAAAGTTATTAAGTTAACAAAACCTTTAAAAGACCTCGACGAAACCATCACCGAACTCAAGTTTGTCGAAATGACTTTAGACGACATTATGGACTACAGCATTACAGACTTGCAAAAAAATAAAGTAATTCTTTCCCTCACCGCAAGTTTAACCGGCAATCGCGTGGAAGTGATTAAAAAAATGTGCTTTGCCGATTACTTTAAATGCATTGAGGTCATAACCAATTTTTTTATGAGTTCCCAAGCAACTTCAGACAACTCTTAA